One Miscanthus floridulus cultivar M001 chromosome 11, ASM1932011v1, whole genome shotgun sequence DNA window includes the following coding sequences:
- the LOC136492154 gene encoding uncharacterized protein — MEKGEGPRFYQNIKKREADPLEKYDAFPIGMFEDDDDESLHFPEEETLEVDEVQLRSGRQLPRPSPQQRNPPNVTPSDVTDHVPNVSVKYDVISHLKKIPAMLSVYDALCLSSDLRKAFITALSFPEDYRVEVSQAEVKLARAQSITFSDEDLLLGNTKHNRPLFMLGEIDDLPINRIMIDGGSAINLLPMRTLKKIGYSKGDLCHSNVVIHGFNQSGQEALGTICLVLKFESFTTYVKFYVIDAATSYNALIGRPWLHENKVIPSTLHQCIKYKDPSGDIIRIFADKKPFTTAETFYADAKFYFEHVDKVSKPKPTLPLEENIPKIEVGETTSSKKMGYDISTGPSLCDGRGQLAPFEKLLSQAQLNALHQDEVLKEEKYGLGYEVNMTSTEPLDATEASPQMEDGNQPTTDELEEINIGTDDDPRPIFISKRLSKESKKEYHKFLSANKDIFAWSYEEMPGLDPMVAEHKLAVRKDVTPVKQGQRRYRPELLPQIEAEVDKLIAAGFIREVKYPKWVSSIVPVKKKNGKIRVCVDFRDLNKACPKDEFPIPISEILIDATMGYEIFSFMDGFSGYNQIKMSPEDEELTAFRRLAKWAMILSQFDIVFVPQKAVKGQALANFLAAHPIPDDFPIDDDLPDEEAFTTTSKV, encoded by the exons ATGGAAAAGGGCGAAGGCCCGCGCTTCTACCAAAATATTAAGAAGCGCGAGGCCGACCCCCTCGAAAAGTACGATGCCTTCCCCATCGGAATgtttgaggatgatgatgacgagtCTCTTCACTTCCCTGAAGAAGAGACATTAGAAGTTGATGAAGTTCAGCTTAGATCAGGCCGTCAACTGCCTAGACCATCTCCTCAACAAAGAAATCCCCCAAATGTAACTCCGAGTGATGTAACTGACCATGTTCCCAATGTGTCGGTCAAATATGATGTAATCTCGCACTTGAAGAAAATACCAGCAATGTTGTCTGTGTATGATGCTTTGTGTCTCTCTTCTGATTTACGAAAAGCATTTATTACCGCACTTTCATTTCCTGAAGATTATAGGGTTGAGGTTTCACAAGCAGAAGTAAAATTAGCTCGAGCTCAAAGTATTACCTTCAGTGATGAGGATCTGTTATTAGGGAATACAAAACATAACAGGCCCCTTTTCATGCTTGGTGAAATTGACGATCTTCCTATTAATCGTATAATGATTGATGGTGGTTCAGCCATAAACTTGTTGCCCATGCGCACTCTCAAAAAGATTGGATATTCCAAAGGAGATTTATGTCACTCGAATGTTGTCATCCATGGCTTCAATCAATCAGGCCAAGAAGCATTGGGTACCATATGTCTAGTTTTAAAGTTTGAAAGTTTCACGACATATGTAAAGTTTTATGTGATTGATGCAGCAACCTCATATAATGCTCTCATTGGACGCCCATGGCTACATGAAAATAAAGTTATTCCATCTACTCTCCATCAATGCATCAAGTACAAAGATCCTTCAGGAGATATAATAAGGATTTTTGCGGATAAGAAGCCATTTACCACGGCGGAAACCTTCTATGCTGACGCAAAGTTCTATTTTGAGCATGTTGATAAAGTCTCAAAGCCGAAACCAACATTACCATTAGAGGAAAATATCCCCAAGATAGAAGTTGGCGAGACTACATCAAGCAAAAAG ATGGGATATGATATATCTACTGGCCCGTCTTTATGTGATGGCCGGGGGCAGCTCGCACCTTTCGAAAAGTTGTTGTCTCAGGCTCAACTCAATGCTCTACATCAAGATGAAGTGTTGAAAGAAGAGAAATATGGTTTAGGCTATGAAGTTAATATGACTTCCACTGAACCTCTCGATGCTACTGAAGCCTCTCCACAAATGGAAGACGGAAATCAACCAACTACTGATGAGTTGGAAGAAATTAATATTGGCACGGACGATGATCCCCGTCCAATCTTCATTAGCAAACGTTTATCCAAAGAAAGTAAGAAAGAATACCATAAATTTCTTTCTGCAAATAAAGATATATTTGCTTGGTCTTATGAAGAAATGCCAGGTTTAGATCCAATGGTGGCTGAACATAAATTGGCCGTCCGAAAGGATGTCACTCCGGTGAAGCAAGGACAAAGAAGATATCGTCCTGAACTTCTCCCGCAAATAGAAGCTGAGGTCGATAAACTCATTGCTGCCGGGTTTATTCGAGAAGTAAAATACCCGAAATGGGTGTCTAGTATTGTACCCgttaaaaagaaaaatgggaagatACGTGTGTGTGTTGATTTTAGAGATttaaacaaagcatgtccaaaagatgAGTTTCCAATTCCGATCTCTGAAATCCTTATTGACGCCACTATGGGGTATGAAATATTCTCCTTCATGGATGGCTTTTCTGGCTACAATCAAATAAAAATGTCGCCAGAAGATGAAGAGTTAACAGCATTTC GTAGATTGGCCAAGTGGGCGATGATCCTTTCACAATTTGATATTGTATTTGTGCCACAAAAAGCCGTTAAAGGTCAAGCTTTGGCTAATTTTCTAGCTGCACATCCTATACCTGACGACTTTCCCATCGACGATGATCTACCAGATGAGGAAGCCTTCACCACTACG TCAAAGGTCTAG